The following coding sequences lie in one Sporichthyaceae bacterium genomic window:
- a CDS encoding cupin domain-containing protein, whose product MTATESSNTDEATALAELYADFAAAHLAPLWTQLAGLMPQAPTPEAMPMLWRWGQLYPLAARSGELVPVGRGGERRAIALANPGLAGAPFATSTLWCAIQYLGPREEAPAHRHTQSAFRFVVDGDGVWTNVEGDPVAMRRGDLLLTPGMHFHEHHNTTDHPMAWIDGLDIPLIQRLEASFFEFGPDQLSTRQTPAASRNERLWGHPGLTPLGAARGTASPLLAYRWEHTDAALRAQLELEDEGHPAVVSPGHAAVRFTDPATGGDCLSTMRCEMHRLRPGAATVRIRIAGSAVWQVFSGSGVAHVGAETYRLSAGDLFAVPSWAPVQLESEAGLDAFRFSDEPVLEALGLARKEIP is encoded by the coding sequence ATGACGGCCACCGAGTCCTCGAACACGGACGAAGCCACTGCCCTGGCGGAGTTGTACGCCGACTTCGCGGCGGCACACCTGGCGCCGCTGTGGACCCAACTGGCCGGGCTGATGCCGCAGGCGCCGACACCCGAGGCGATGCCGATGCTCTGGCGTTGGGGACAGCTGTACCCGCTGGCGGCCCGGTCCGGTGAGCTGGTCCCGGTCGGGCGCGGCGGGGAACGACGGGCGATCGCGCTGGCGAATCCGGGGCTGGCCGGCGCACCGTTCGCCACCTCGACCCTGTGGTGCGCGATCCAGTACCTCGGGCCGCGGGAGGAGGCGCCGGCTCACCGCCACACGCAGAGCGCCTTCCGATTCGTCGTGGACGGCGACGGGGTGTGGACCAACGTCGAGGGCGACCCGGTAGCCATGCGTCGCGGGGACCTGCTGCTCACCCCGGGCATGCACTTCCACGAGCACCACAACACCACCGACCACCCGATGGCCTGGATCGACGGGCTGGACATCCCGTTGATCCAGCGGCTGGAGGCTAGTTTCTTCGAGTTCGGGCCGGATCAACTGAGTACCCGTCAGACGCCTGCCGCATCCCGTAACGAACGCCTCTGGGGCCATCCCGGGTTGACGCCGTTGGGCGCGGCCCGCGGCACCGCGTCGCCGCTGCTGGCCTACCGCTGGGAGCACACCGACGCCGCACTGCGCGCACAGCTGGAGCTCGAGGACGAGGGGCACCCCGCAGTGGTCTCGCCGGGCCATGCCGCGGTGCGGTTCACCGACCCGGCGACCGGCGGCGACTGCCTGTCGACAATGCGGTGCGAGATGCACCGACTGCGTCCGGGCGCGGCGACGGTGCGGATCCGGATCGCCGGATCCGCTGTGTGGCAGGTGTTCTCCGGGTCCGGCGTCGCTCACGTCGGCGCCGAGACCTACCGGTTGAGCGCCGGTGACCTGTTCGCGGTGCCGTCCTGGGCGCCGGTCCAACTCGAGAGCGAAGCAGGCCTGGACGCGTTCCGGTTCTCCGACGAACCGGTCCTGGAAGCGCTGGGCCTGGCCCGGAAGGAGATCCCGTGA
- a CDS encoding ABC transporter ATP-binding protein — protein MSAAEGLRADGVVVKFGGLTALDGVGVHAPPGRITGLIGPNGAGKTTLFNVCSGLQVADAGTVRLNGTDLARHGPSSRARLGLGRTFQRLELFTSMTVRENVEFAAEARWLSWDPISQLGLRHAGRGRRREMRRTADQVLADTGLLPLADRVVGSLSTGQGRLVELARAMARRPQVLLLDEPSSGLDPAESHQFGRLLRELVDRREIGILMVEHDMSLVLDICDWIFVLDFGRPLMAGTPADVRASEDVRSAYLGKEAVA, from the coding sequence ATGAGCGCTGCGGAGGGCTTGCGGGCCGACGGCGTGGTCGTCAAGTTCGGCGGCCTGACCGCGCTGGACGGTGTCGGGGTGCACGCCCCGCCCGGGCGCATCACCGGGCTGATCGGCCCGAACGGCGCGGGCAAGACCACGCTGTTCAACGTGTGCAGCGGCTTGCAGGTCGCGGACGCAGGCACAGTCCGACTCAACGGCACCGACCTCGCTCGGCACGGCCCGTCGTCCCGGGCTCGCCTGGGCCTGGGCCGAACGTTCCAGCGGCTGGAGCTGTTCACCTCGATGACCGTGCGGGAGAACGTCGAGTTCGCCGCCGAGGCCCGCTGGCTGAGCTGGGACCCGATCTCGCAGCTCGGGCTGCGCCACGCGGGCCGCGGCCGGCGGCGGGAGATGCGCCGGACGGCCGATCAAGTCCTGGCCGACACGGGTCTGCTGCCGTTGGCCGACCGGGTCGTCGGATCGCTGTCCACCGGGCAGGGCCGGTTGGTCGAGCTGGCCCGGGCGATGGCCCGGCGCCCGCAGGTCCTGCTGCTGGACGAGCCGTCCAGCGGCCTGGACCCGGCCGAGAGCCACCAGTTCGGCCGGCTGCTGCGCGAGTTGGTCGACCGGCGGGAGATCGGCATCCTGATGGTCGAGCACGACATGAGCCTGGTGCTCGACATCTGCGACTGGATCTTCGTGCTCGACTTCGGCCGGCCGTTGATGGCCGGCACCCCGGCCGACGTCCGGGCCAGTGAGGACGTCCGATCCGCCTATCTCGGCAAGGAGGCTGTGGCATGA
- a CDS encoding PaaX family transcriptional regulator C-terminal domain-containing protein, producing MKARSLVFDLFGDYLRYRGGAVRLRALIELMGAFDVPEPSVRVVVTRMRSEGWLQGTRSGREASYGLTDASWRLLDEGRSRIFDRERNAWDGCWHMVMYQVPETERALREQMRKKLAWLGFGPMSASVWVSPHDRTASIRDEFGGHETVSLDVLHARSDGPAYDRDIALRCWDLAALDHDYAELRKQYELRLTRYRAGEFSGRGALTERMLLVHDYRMFPFRDPDLPLELLPTAWSGREAHEVFLEAHESLRGPAEAYVDEVLAG from the coding sequence GTGAAAGCGCGCTCGCTGGTGTTCGACTTGTTCGGCGACTACCTGCGCTACCGCGGCGGCGCGGTCCGACTGCGAGCGCTGATCGAACTGATGGGCGCTTTCGACGTCCCCGAGCCCTCGGTCCGCGTGGTGGTCACCCGCATGCGGTCCGAGGGCTGGCTGCAGGGCACCCGCAGCGGACGCGAGGCCAGCTACGGGCTGACCGACGCATCCTGGCGGCTGCTCGACGAGGGCCGGTCGCGGATCTTCGACCGGGAGCGGAACGCCTGGGACGGCTGCTGGCACATGGTCATGTACCAGGTCCCGGAGACCGAACGGGCGCTGCGTGAGCAGATGCGGAAGAAGTTGGCCTGGCTCGGGTTCGGGCCGATGTCCGCATCGGTCTGGGTCAGCCCGCACGACCGCACCGCGTCGATCCGCGACGAGTTCGGGGGGCACGAGACCGTGTCGCTCGACGTGCTGCACGCCCGGTCCGACGGTCCGGCGTACGACCGCGACATAGCGCTGCGGTGCTGGGACCTGGCGGCGCTGGACCACGACTACGCCGAACTGCGCAAGCAGTACGAACTGAGGTTGACCCGCTACCGGGCCGGCGAGTTCAGCGGCCGCGGCGCGCTCACCGAACGAATGCTGCTGGTCCACGACTACCGGATGTTCCCGTTCCGGGATCCCGACCTGCCGCTGGAGCTGCTGCCCACGGCCTGGTCCGGACGCGAGGCGCACGAAGTGTTCCTCGAGGCCCACGAGTCGCTGCGCGGCCCGGCCGAGGCCTACGTCGACGAAGTGCTGGCCGGGTAG
- a CDS encoding acetate--CoA ligase family protein, with product MTAPAPARARTGGLRALFRPRGIAVVGASADPGKLGAALLRSLESFPGFVAPVNPRTPGMHVDLAAAAAAGPVDLAILCLPAMSCPEVLAEAAAAGVGAAVVCGGGFAEAGPAGVALQRRLAETAAESGIRLLGPNTSGFLAPPIGLRASFVPGTTEVPPGRVAVVAASGGVNHALAFSLAETGHGVSLAVGIGNGVDVGAADVLEHLCDDADTTAVALHVETVADGPRLVRALRRLTAMKPVVALVVGRHDVAEFAASHTGALATSWRTTRAALAQAGAVLVDDERELLDAVGALSVRRLAPAPAPGVGVLIAQAGPGLLLLDSLKGRQIPVPELTKSTVDRLGGLLPPLTFQRNPVDTGRPGRNFGAVLGVVAADPGVDLVAGYALDEPGAVDLAAAVGNAPATVPVVFGIGGAGSDVRATRSRLRRAGVAVVDTPAALAAATAALVRDARARHRMTRPILDRAPRTVSVPTGPLDEHRAKQLLEALGVPVPARRACGDRAAAHAALGDLGGPVAVKILDANVLHKTEIGGVHLDVRTPDDLDRAWDALAAVGARAVLVERMAGPGVDLIIGARRDPVFGPIVLLGLGGVAAEVTADVAVRLASLTAHDAAEMPDELAGAALLAGWRGGPTLDRDALATILVGLGYLLASNPHLLEIEVNPLRLGPDGLTALDAVVRTDEETDGHPDR from the coding sequence GTGACCGCGCCCGCCCCGGCGCGGGCGCGGACCGGGGGCCTGCGGGCGTTGTTCCGACCCCGCGGGATCGCCGTTGTCGGGGCCTCGGCCGACCCGGGCAAGTTGGGCGCGGCACTGCTGCGCTCGTTGGAGTCGTTCCCCGGTTTCGTTGCCCCGGTCAACCCGCGGACTCCCGGCATGCACGTCGACCTCGCCGCGGCCGCCGCGGCCGGGCCGGTGGATTTGGCGATCCTGTGCCTGCCCGCCATGTCCTGCCCGGAGGTGCTCGCCGAGGCCGCCGCCGCCGGAGTCGGTGCGGCAGTGGTGTGCGGCGGGGGATTCGCGGAGGCCGGGCCGGCGGGCGTGGCGTTGCAGCGTCGGCTGGCCGAAACCGCTGCAGAGTCGGGAATCCGCCTGCTCGGCCCGAACACCTCCGGGTTCCTCGCCCCACCGATCGGGCTGCGGGCCAGCTTCGTACCGGGCACCACCGAGGTGCCGCCCGGGCGCGTGGCGGTAGTGGCCGCCAGCGGTGGGGTCAACCACGCCCTGGCATTCAGCTTGGCCGAGACCGGGCACGGCGTGAGCCTGGCCGTCGGGATCGGCAACGGGGTGGACGTCGGCGCGGCCGATGTTCTGGAGCATCTGTGCGACGACGCGGACACCACGGCGGTCGCCCTGCACGTGGAGACGGTCGCCGACGGGCCGCGCCTGGTGCGGGCGCTGCGCCGGCTGACCGCGATGAAGCCGGTCGTCGCGCTGGTCGTGGGCCGGCACGACGTGGCGGAGTTCGCCGCTTCGCACACCGGTGCGCTGGCGACCTCGTGGCGGACGACCCGGGCCGCGCTGGCCCAGGCCGGTGCGGTTCTCGTCGACGACGAGCGGGAACTCCTCGACGCGGTCGGGGCTCTGTCGGTCCGCCGGTTGGCCCCGGCACCCGCGCCCGGCGTCGGGGTGCTGATCGCCCAGGCCGGTCCGGGTCTGCTGCTGCTCGACTCGCTGAAAGGCCGTCAGATTCCGGTGCCGGAGTTGACGAAGTCGACGGTGGACCGGCTCGGTGGACTGCTGCCCCCGCTCACCTTCCAGCGCAACCCGGTCGACACCGGCCGCCCGGGACGCAACTTCGGTGCGGTGTTGGGCGTCGTGGCCGCCGACCCTGGCGTCGACCTGGTCGCCGGGTACGCGCTCGACGAGCCCGGGGCAGTCGACCTGGCTGCCGCGGTCGGCAACGCGCCCGCGACGGTTCCGGTGGTGTTCGGCATCGGCGGCGCCGGTTCGGACGTCCGGGCCACGCGGTCGCGGTTGCGTCGAGCCGGCGTGGCTGTGGTCGACACCCCGGCGGCGTTGGCCGCGGCCACCGCGGCGTTGGTGCGTGATGCGCGCGCCCGGCATCGCATGACGCGGCCGATCCTCGACCGCGCGCCGCGGACCGTGTCCGTGCCGACCGGTCCGCTTGACGAGCACCGGGCCAAGCAGCTGCTGGAAGCGCTGGGCGTCCCGGTTCCGGCGCGCCGGGCCTGCGGCGACCGGGCGGCCGCCCACGCCGCGCTCGGCGACCTCGGTGGGCCGGTAGCGGTGAAGATCCTGGACGCGAACGTGCTGCACAAGACGGAGATCGGCGGGGTGCACCTGGACGTCCGAACCCCGGACGACCTGGACCGCGCCTGGGACGCCCTGGCCGCGGTCGGCGCCCGAGCGGTGCTCGTCGAGCGGATGGCCGGGCCCGGGGTCGACCTGATCATCGGCGCGCGACGGGACCCGGTCTTCGGCCCGATCGTGCTGCTCGGCCTGGGTGGCGTGGCCGCGGAGGTCACCGCCGACGTGGCCGTGCGGCTGGCGTCGTTGACCGCGCACGACGCGGCGGAGATGCCTGATGAACTGGCCGGGGCGGCGTTGTTGGCCGGCTGGCGCGGTGGGCCGACCCTGGACCGCGACGCGCTGGCAACGATCCTCGTCGGCCTCGGGTACCTCCTGGCGAGCAACCCCCACTTGCTGGAGATCGAGGTCAATCCGTTGCGCCTGGGTCCGGACGGCCTGACCGCGCTGGACGCCGTCGTCCGCACCGATGAGGAGACCGATGGCCACCCCGATCGCTGA
- a CDS encoding fumarylacetoacetate hydrolase family protein produces the protein MRLATIRVANSTHAVRVDDDFAVETDDPDVGALLRRPDWRAAAAAADGSRHAVDQLDYAPVVPWPEKIVCVGLNYRSHITEMGRDLPEHPTLFAKFARALVGAHDPVVLPRGSTEVDWEAELGVVIGSPVRHADLAQARAAIAGYTVVNDVTARDFQFRTVEWLQGKTFEHSTPVGPWLVTDAEPGTLSCTVDGEQMQSADTADLHFDPAALVAYISAIVTLVPGDLIATGTPGGVGHARKPPRYLRPGSELVTWIDGIGQCRNVCVEEV, from the coding sequence GTGAGACTGGCGACGATTCGTGTCGCGAACTCGACCCACGCGGTGCGGGTCGACGACGATTTCGCGGTCGAGACCGATGACCCCGACGTCGGCGCACTGCTGCGCCGGCCGGATTGGCGGGCCGCCGCAGCCGCGGCCGATGGATCGCGGCACGCTGTCGACCAGCTCGACTACGCGCCGGTCGTGCCGTGGCCGGAGAAGATCGTCTGCGTCGGGCTGAACTACCGCAGCCACATCACCGAGATGGGTCGCGACCTGCCCGAGCACCCGACCCTGTTCGCCAAGTTCGCCCGCGCTCTGGTTGGCGCGCACGATCCGGTCGTACTGCCCCGCGGCTCGACCGAGGTGGACTGGGAGGCCGAGTTGGGCGTCGTCATCGGCAGCCCGGTCCGCCACGCCGACCTCGCGCAGGCCCGCGCCGCGATCGCCGGGTACACCGTGGTCAACGACGTGACCGCCCGCGACTTCCAGTTCCGAACCGTGGAATGGTTGCAGGGCAAGACTTTCGAGCACTCGACCCCGGTCGGGCCCTGGCTGGTCACCGACGCCGAACCGGGCACGCTGAGCTGCACGGTCGACGGTGAGCAGATGCAGTCGGCGGACACCGCCGACCTGCACTTCGACCCGGCGGCACTGGTGGCCTACATCTCCGCGATCGTGACCCTGGTGCCCGGCGACCTGATCGCCACCGGCACGCCGGGCGGGGTCGGGCACGCCCGCAAGCCACCCCGGTACCTGCGCCCGGGCAGCGAACTGGTCACCTGGATCGACGGGATCGGCCAGTGCCGCAACGTCTGCGTCGAGGAGGTCTGA
- a CDS encoding FAD-dependent monooxygenase yields MRIAVVGGGPGGLFLATLLRRAAPNVEVTVFERNRAQDTFGFGVVFSDRTLANIHDADPVLREALDRHGRHWDVIEVRLKGERIRCGGNGMASVVRHTLLRLMQERAADVGAALRFSTPASLAQLRDFDLVVAADGTGSTVRCELTEAGVDLGETVTTAAAKFIWFGVDHMFDGLTFLHERGPHGVFAVHGYPISDEVSTFIVETDEQSWHAAGLDRFDVEQAPGPSDEQSRRYLEELFGEQIGGARLLTNNSRWGNFRTRRTARWTTLHPVPVALLGDAVHTAHFSVGSGTKMAMEDAVALCAALTEHRSDIAAALAAYEAAAQPSVRAVQDSARPSLAWWENFGRYHDHFAPWQFGYHFLTRSITDARLSRRDPEFVAAAHRAWRATHGAQVLDTPFEHAGLSLPNRRVPVVHAAGVPVAAGGSPLHERPPGTRPWAARLAAPETEAGLSEAAAVLAVLADGDPTFVAVHGGTGFTRTLLCERARMHHKTPALLIDPDGDPDRAVTAVLSGRADLVAAEGLA; encoded by the coding sequence GTGCGAATCGCGGTGGTGGGCGGCGGGCCCGGTGGCCTGTTCCTGGCCACCTTGCTCCGCCGGGCGGCCCCGAACGTCGAGGTGACCGTGTTCGAGCGGAACCGGGCGCAGGACACCTTCGGCTTCGGCGTCGTGTTCTCCGACCGCACGCTGGCCAACATCCATGACGCCGACCCGGTCCTGCGCGAGGCCCTGGACCGGCACGGCCGGCACTGGGACGTCATCGAGGTGCGGCTGAAGGGCGAACGGATCCGCTGCGGCGGCAACGGGATGGCCTCCGTCGTGCGGCACACCCTGCTGCGGCTGATGCAGGAGCGCGCCGCCGACGTCGGCGCCGCACTTCGGTTCAGCACGCCGGCGAGCCTGGCGCAGCTGCGCGACTTCGACCTGGTCGTGGCCGCCGACGGGACCGGTTCCACCGTGCGCTGCGAGCTGACCGAGGCCGGCGTCGACCTGGGCGAGACCGTGACGACCGCGGCCGCGAAGTTCATCTGGTTCGGCGTCGACCACATGTTCGACGGGCTCACGTTCCTGCACGAGCGCGGTCCGCACGGGGTCTTCGCCGTGCACGGGTACCCGATCAGCGACGAGGTGTCCACGTTCATCGTGGAGACCGACGAGCAGTCCTGGCACGCCGCCGGCCTCGACCGGTTCGACGTGGAGCAGGCGCCCGGGCCCAGCGATGAACAGTCCCGGCGGTACCTGGAAGAACTGTTCGGCGAGCAGATCGGCGGGGCTCGATTGCTGACCAACAACTCCCGCTGGGGGAACTTCCGGACCCGCCGCACCGCCCGCTGGACCACCCTGCACCCCGTGCCGGTGGCACTGCTCGGGGACGCCGTGCACACCGCGCACTTCTCCGTGGGTTCCGGCACCAAGATGGCGATGGAGGACGCCGTCGCGCTGTGCGCGGCGCTGACTGAGCACAGGTCAGACATTGCTGCCGCGCTGGCGGCGTACGAGGCCGCCGCGCAGCCCTCCGTGCGTGCCGTGCAGGACTCGGCGCGACCGAGCCTGGCCTGGTGGGAGAACTTCGGCCGCTACCACGACCACTTCGCGCCCTGGCAGTTCGGTTACCACTTCCTGACCCGCAGCATCACCGACGCGCGGCTGAGCCGGCGCGACCCGGAATTCGTCGCGGCCGCCCACCGGGCCTGGCGGGCAACGCACGGCGCGCAGGTGTTGGACACCCCGTTCGAGCACGCCGGACTGAGCTTGCCGAACCGCCGGGTCCCGGTGGTTCACGCCGCCGGGGTACCGGTCGCCGCGGGCGGGTCACCACTGCACGAGCGCCCGCCGGGCACCCGCCCGTGGGCCGCGCGGTTGGCCGCGCCGGAGACCGAGGCCGGCCTGTCGGAAGCGGCCGCCGTGCTGGCCGTGCTGGCCGACGGCGACCCGACATTCGTCGCCGTGCACGGCGGCACTGGGTTCACCCGCACCCTGCTGTGCGAGCGGGCACGCATGCACCACAAGACCCCGGCGCTGCTGATCGATCCGGACGGCGATCCCGACCGGGCGGTGACCGCGGTCCTGTCCGGCCGCGCCGATCTCGTCGCCGCCGAAGGTCTCGCGTGA
- a CDS encoding ABC transporter permease, producing the protein MRDYLPFLVLGITSGSIYALAAMGLVVTYTTSGVFNFAHGTIAMVSAYAYYTLTVSWGLPSVVALLLVVLGLGPLIGVIVDRALFRRLQGAGSAAYVVVSIGLLVALQGLVIIGYGPTNRPVPQIFPSRVVRLPGVNVGYDQIAITLIAGAAGLALAMFFRRTQTGLDMRAVVDDPHLTELTGADASRTTTLAWMLGSSFASLAGVLLAPILGVDALLLTLLVVQAFGAAALGRLTSLPIAYSGAIGLGVIGQLSTKWVSGVADSHPWLAGIPNSLPFIALFGVLLVSRKGSFTELTRNSAPRRTVATLTAGARRFPVWVIGGIIAVAAVVPAVATDSRITTATTALAMLVVFSSLSLLLGLSRQISLCHAVFVALGATTLGHLQQHGVPFLPALLLSGLIVVPIAGLLSIPAVRLSGLFLALATFGFGVLFQNLLFGTGAVFGVAGQIAIQRPRVFGHTLDGTGSFYWFVLVIAVVSIVAIEILRATRLGRVLRATADSNVAVETLGVNTTAARALVFCASGFFAAIAGGLLGAQVTSVSTSSFTFFHSLIWVAVLVAAGAATLGGAVLATGLLVVVAAFFTSAEVINYQTVAFGLGAILFAQAPNGMVGGLDMLRATTAWARLSADGPSRVAANRSRARQRLAGEVGR; encoded by the coding sequence ATGCGGGACTATCTGCCATTCCTCGTCCTGGGGATCACCTCCGGGTCGATCTACGCCCTGGCCGCGATGGGCCTGGTCGTCACGTACACGACCTCCGGGGTGTTCAATTTCGCGCACGGCACGATCGCGATGGTCAGTGCTTACGCGTACTACACGTTGACGGTCTCCTGGGGCCTGCCGAGCGTGGTCGCGTTGCTGCTGGTCGTGCTCGGGCTGGGTCCGCTGATCGGGGTGATCGTCGACCGGGCGTTGTTCCGGCGATTGCAAGGTGCCGGTTCGGCGGCCTACGTGGTTGTGTCCATCGGCCTGCTGGTCGCACTGCAGGGCCTGGTGATCATCGGCTACGGGCCGACCAACCGACCGGTCCCGCAGATCTTCCCGTCGCGGGTGGTCCGGCTGCCCGGCGTCAACGTCGGGTACGACCAGATCGCGATCACACTGATCGCCGGTGCGGCCGGGCTGGCGCTGGCGATGTTCTTCCGGCGCACCCAGACCGGGCTGGACATGCGCGCGGTGGTCGACGACCCGCACCTGACCGAACTCACCGGCGCCGACGCATCGCGAACCACCACGCTGGCCTGGATGCTCGGCTCGTCGTTCGCCTCCCTGGCCGGTGTGCTGTTGGCCCCGATCCTCGGCGTCGACGCACTGCTGCTGACCCTGCTGGTCGTGCAGGCCTTCGGTGCGGCGGCACTGGGCCGACTCACGAGTCTTCCGATCGCCTACTCCGGTGCGATCGGGCTCGGGGTGATCGGCCAGCTGTCGACCAAGTGGGTCAGCGGTGTCGCCGACTCGCACCCTTGGCTGGCGGGCATCCCGAACAGCCTTCCGTTCATCGCGTTGTTCGGGGTGCTGCTGGTCAGCAGGAAGGGCAGCTTCACCGAGCTGACCCGCAACAGCGCGCCGCGCAGGACCGTCGCGACGCTGACCGCCGGCGCGCGCCGGTTCCCGGTCTGGGTCATCGGCGGGATCATCGCCGTCGCGGCGGTCGTCCCGGCTGTGGCCACGGACAGCCGGATCACCACAGCTACGACGGCGTTGGCGATGCTCGTGGTGTTCAGCAGCCTCAGCCTGCTGCTCGGCCTGTCGCGACAGATCTCCTTGTGCCACGCGGTTTTCGTCGCGCTCGGCGCCACCACCCTCGGCCACCTGCAGCAGCACGGCGTTCCGTTCCTGCCCGCACTGCTGCTGTCCGGGCTTATCGTGGTCCCGATCGCGGGCCTGCTGTCGATCCCCGCCGTCCGGCTGTCCGGGCTGTTCCTGGCCCTGGCCACCTTCGGTTTCGGAGTGCTGTTCCAGAACCTGCTGTTCGGCACCGGGGCCGTGTTCGGCGTCGCCGGACAGATCGCGATCCAGCGTCCCCGGGTGTTCGGGCACACGCTCGACGGCACCGGTTCGTTCTACTGGTTCGTGCTGGTGATCGCCGTCGTCTCGATCGTCGCGATCGAGATCCTGCGGGCTACCCGGCTGGGTCGCGTGCTGCGCGCCACCGCGGACAGCAACGTCGCGGTGGAGACCCTCGGCGTGAATACCACGGCGGCCCGGGCGCTGGTCTTCTGCGCCAGCGGATTCTTCGCGGCGATCGCCGGTGGACTGCTGGGCGCGCAGGTGACCAGCGTGAGCACGTCGAGCTTCACGTTCTTCCACTCGCTGATCTGGGTTGCCGTGCTTGTCGCGGCCGGGGCGGCGACGCTCGGCGGAGCGGTGCTGGCTACCGGTCTGCTGGTGGTCGTCGCGGCGTTCTTCACCTCGGCCGAGGTCATCAACTACCAGACGGTCGCCTTCGGGCTGGGCGCGATTCTCTTCGCCCAGGCGCCGAACGGGATGGTCGGTGGGCTGGACATGTTGCGCGCCACTACCGCTTGGGCGCGGTTGTCTGCTGACGGACCGTCACGGGTCGCCGCCAACCGGTCACGGGCGCGGCAGCGCTTGGCCGGAGAGGTGGGCAGATGA
- a CDS encoding ABC transporter ATP-binding protein, which yields MTLQLRGVRAGYGRTEVLHEVGLTVPTGSAVALLGSNGAGKTTLLKSVAGLVPITGGDVVWRGESLRTAAPHDRVAAGVCLIPEGRGIFRNLTVAENLAMHVRGKNRATAVQTAVEYFPVLGQRLKQIAGTMSGGQQQMLAVARALVTSPSLLMIDELSVGLAPVVIDEIFAAIEVLRAKGVSLLIVEQYVHRALAIADYVYVLQKGRIVFVGEPAQCQGGAVFERYLGEGVA from the coding sequence ATGACGCTGCAACTGCGCGGCGTGCGAGCCGGGTACGGCCGGACCGAGGTGCTGCACGAGGTCGGGCTGACCGTCCCAACCGGTTCCGCGGTGGCCCTGCTCGGTTCCAACGGCGCGGGCAAGACGACGTTGCTCAAGTCGGTGGCCGGTCTGGTGCCGATCACCGGTGGCGACGTGGTGTGGCGCGGCGAGTCCCTGCGCACCGCGGCGCCGCACGACCGGGTCGCCGCCGGCGTGTGCCTGATCCCCGAGGGTCGAGGCATCTTCCGCAACCTGACGGTTGCGGAAAACCTGGCGATGCACGTGCGCGGAAAGAATCGTGCCACGGCGGTCCAGACCGCGGTCGAATACTTCCCAGTGCTGGGCCAGCGGCTGAAGCAGATCGCCGGGACGATGTCCGGTGGCCAGCAGCAGATGCTGGCCGTGGCCCGGGCCCTGGTGACCAGCCCGTCGCTGCTGATGATCGACGAGCTGTCGGTGGGTCTGGCGCCGGTCGTGATCGACGAGATCTTCGCCGCGATCGAGGTGTTGCGGGCCAAGGGCGTCTCGTTGCTGATCGTCGAGCAGTACGTGCATCGCGCGCTGGCGATCGCCGACTACGTCTACGTGCTCCAGAAGGGCCGCATCGTGTTCGTCGGCGAGCCCGCGCAGTGCCAGGGCGGCGCGGTGTTCGAGCGCTACCTCGGGGAAGGTGTCGCATGA